A stretch of Persephonella sp. DNA encodes these proteins:
- a CDS encoding 5'-3' exonuclease H3TH domain-containing protein has product MKNKKKLILIDGSSYLYRAFYALPPLTSPKGEPTGAIYGFIRMLSKLLNELNPEYIAVVFDLPGKTFRHEEYKEYKATRKETPDDLKVQIPKLKEILKLWGIKIIEIPGYEADDIIATLSKKGKEKGFEVTIVTPDKDMIQLIEDGVYILNPVTEEMFDREKAKMKYGIYPEQFVDYLAIVGDTVDNIIGVKGVGPKTAQKLLEKYGNIENILKNLNELKPRIKEAFEEAADRLEQNRFLVKLKTDVSIEIEPEELKKGKADLIALKKKFEELGFKSLLKELGKVKSVEKKGEQKSLF; this is encoded by the coding sequence ATGAAAAACAAAAAAAAGCTTATCTTAATAGACGGTTCATCTTATCTATATAGAGCCTTTTATGCTCTCCCCCCTTTAACAAGTCCAAAGGGAGAACCTACAGGAGCTATTTACGGTTTTATCAGAATGCTGTCAAAACTTTTAAATGAGCTAAACCCTGAGTATATCGCCGTTGTATTTGACCTTCCCGGAAAAACATTCAGACATGAAGAATACAAAGAATACAAAGCAACAAGAAAGGAAACTCCGGATGACTTGAAAGTCCAGATACCAAAACTTAAAGAGATATTAAAACTGTGGGGAATAAAGATAATAGAGATTCCGGGTTATGAAGCAGATGACATAATAGCCACTCTATCTAAAAAAGGTAAAGAAAAGGGGTTTGAGGTTACTATCGTCACTCCAGACAAAGATATGATACAGCTCATTGAAGATGGTGTTTATATACTTAATCCTGTAACCGAAGAGATGTTTGACAGGGAAAAAGCAAAAATGAAGTACGGCATATATCCTGAGCAGTTTGTTGATTATCTTGCGATAGTAGGTGATACAGTTGATAACATAATAGGTGTAAAAGGTGTTGGACCAAAAACGGCACAGAAACTTCTTGAAAAGTATGGAAATATTGAAAATATACTCAAAAATCTTAACGAGCTAAAACCGAGAATAAAGGAAGCATTTGAGGAAGCTGCTGATAGGCTTGAACAAAACAGATTTTTAGTTAAATTAAAAACCGATGTAAGTATAGAGATTGAGCCTGAAGAACTGAAGAAAGGAAAAGCAGACCTTATAGCACTTAAGAAGAAATTTGAAGAGCTTGGCTTT